GTTCGCCAATTATGGCCTCTGCCATGGGCAAGGTAAGTACATGTGTGCTGAGTTTTTTGGCCGTTTCGAAGGTTAGGGGAGGTAATTTCACCAACTCTTCGGCTCCGCTCAAAATTAAACAGCATTCGCGTAAATAATTTACGCCATATTTTAAAAAATTCTTCTGGTTTTCTCTTCCCCACTTGGCTGCTTCATCGGTAAAATCGATCAGGTCGGGCACTTTATTGCCAAATCCCATCCTCAGCCAGGCCGTAAATGTACCAGAACTATCGCTTTGCGTATCTGCTGCCAGTGCTTTTGCTTCAATTAAATTTCCATCGGCGAGAAATGAATAATCAATAGCCTGATGCTCGCTTAATCCACTCGCATTTAATAAATATCCTGTTACCTCTTCCGACGAAAGTTTTGGGATTTTCACAATTTGCGTTCTGGATAAAATGGTAGTTAAAATCTGATCCTGACTTTGGGCGATTAAAATAAACAAAGTATTTGCAGGCGGTTCTTCAATTAATTTCAGCAAAGCATTTCCGGCTTTATCCAAATATTCGGGCAACCACATAATCAAAACCTTGGTTTCGGCCTCAAAAGCCTTATAACTTAGCTTCTTAATAATATCGTGGCATTCGGCAATGTTAATGTTAGCCTGTTTATTGGCAGCATCGAGTTTAGAGCGCCAGATATCCATATCGAAATAAGGATCGTGCATTAACATGCCCCGCCATTCTTCCAATACATCAACGGCCGTTTTTACACTTGCCGAGGCAAAAAAAGGAT
The nucleotide sequence above comes from Pedobacter riviphilus. Encoded proteins:
- a CDS encoding DNA polymerase III subunit → MQFKEIIGQERVKQQLVQTVKENRISHAQLFLSPAGSGAVPLAIAYAQYINCLNKGENDSCGECSSCRKYERLIHPDLHFSYPFFASASVKTAVDVLEEWRGMLMHDPYFDMDIWRSKLDAANKQANINIAECHDIIKKLSYKAFEAETKVLIMWLPEYLDKAGNALLKLIEEPPANTLFILIAQSQDQILTTILSRTQIVKIPKLSSEEVTGYLLNASGLSEHQAIDYSFLADGNLIEAKALAADTQSDSSGTFTAWLRMGFGNKVPDLIDFTDEAAKWGRENQKNFLKYGVNYLRECCLILSGAEELVKLPPLTFETAKKLSTHVLTLPMAEAIIGELEKAHYHIERNANPKILFLDVSLQLVKIIKFKTLPAGTQYIYN